A part of Tachyglossus aculeatus isolate mTacAcu1 unplaced genomic scaffold, mTacAcu1.pri SUPER_34, whole genome shotgun sequence genomic DNA contains:
- the MRPL38 gene encoding LOW QUALITY PROTEIN: 39S ribosomal protein L38, mitochondrial (The sequence of the model RefSeq protein was modified relative to this genomic sequence to represent the inferred CDS: deleted 1 base in 1 codon) encodes MPNEDVDVSRLASLEKYRSFDRYRCRAEREAKAPHWWKTYKDYFGEEPDPEDQVDIGLPPAQTHRQQQLRERKQLLKQIRSSPEQERAARLRTALIPLEEVKAEWERTAGPYHKQRVAEHYGLYRDLFRGATFVPRVHLRVAYSLDQDYVMPVYHGNEVTPTEAFSAPEVTYEAEEGSLWTLLFTSLDGHLLEPDAEYVHWLVTNIPGNQVAAGQEQCHYLPPFPARGTGFHRLVFLLFKQDHLIDFSEDTRPSPCSSLAQRTFRTFDFYKKHQDSMTPAGLAFFQCRWDDSVTSVFHRLLNMREPVFDFVRPPPYHPKQKKFPHQQPLRYLDRYRDSQEPSYGIY; translated from the exons ATGCCCAACGAGGATGTGGACGTGAGCCGGCTGGCCTCGCTGGAAAAGTACCGGAGCTTCGACCGCTACCGGTGCCGGGCAGAGCGGGAGGCCAAGGCACCGCACTGGTGGAAAACCTACAAGGACTACTTCGGGGAGGAGCCAG ATCCCGAAGACCAGGTGGACATCGGGCTGCCCCCCGCCCAGACTCATCGGCAGCAGCAGCTCCGGGAGCGGAAGCAGCTCTTGAAGCAGATCCGGAGCTCCCCAGAGCAGGAGAGAGCGGCCCGCCTCCGGACGG ccctgatccccctggaggaggtgaaggccgAGTGGGAGAGGACCGCCGGCCCCTACCACAAACAGCGTGTGGCTGAGCACTACGGCCTGTATCGGGACCTGTTCCGAGGAGCCACCTTCGTGCCCCGTGTCCACCTCAGGGTCGCTTACAGCCTCGACCAGGACTACGTAATGCCTGTGTACCACGGGAACGAGGTCACCCCCACCGAG GCCTTCAGTGCCCCCGAGGTGACGTACGAGGCCGAGGAGGGCTCCCTGTGGACGCTGCTGTTCACTAGTCTGG ATGGGCACCTCCTGGAGCCGGACGCCGAATACGTCCACTGGCTGGT GACCAACATCCCGGGGAACCAGGTGGCCGCGGGCCAGGAGCAGTGCCACTAcctgccccccttccccgcccgggGGACCGGTTTCCACcgcctcgtcttcctcctcttcaaacAGGATCATCTCATTGACTTCTCTGAGGACACTCGGCCCTCGCCATG CTCCAGCCTGGCCCAAAGAACCTTCCGCACCTTCGACTTCTACAAGAAGCACCAGGACTCCATGACTCCGGCCGGCTTGGCCTTCTTCCAGTGCCGCTGGGATGATTCGGTCACCAGCGTCTTCCACCGGCTGCTGA ACATGCGGGAGCCAGTGTTTGATTTTGTGCGGCCG CCCCCGTACCACCCCAAACAGAAGAAGTTCCCCCACCAGCAGCCGCTGCGCTACCTGGATCGCTACAGGGACAGCCAGGAGCCCAGCTACGGCATCTATTGA